One genomic segment of Flavobacteriales bacterium includes these proteins:
- the lnt gene encoding apolipoprotein N-acyltransferase yields the protein MYRNLLLSFASALLLVFSWPSGGFPFLIFFALVPLFSIVENATNKKQVFFHSFIVFALWNLGTTYWIYHASLFGVIAAILVNSLLMSTVILLFSVVHTKFNDRRAWWALLTFWLGFEYLHHNWDLSWPWLTLGNVFASYPSVIQWYEYTGVLGGSLWILLFNVVIYHSFKNKKSYRLLTSILILPFIFNFFISTEEKGEEVNIVIVQPNIDPYFEKFDGLSSIEQLEKLIEIAETELDSTVDYLIGPETAIVDALWENKIEYTGELIRLRELIEKYPQLTIIVGASTFKAFDSNEKISGTARKFLNSENYYDVYNSALCVSKDGLSIYHKSKLVQGVEFTPFSFLLKNIEFLTIDLGGISGSLGTQDYREVFRGKANVAPIICYESIFGEFTSEYVRNGSDLFTIITNDGWWKDTPGYRQHLNYASLRAIECRRPIARSANTGISAFIDIRGKVFQPTKWDEELVIKRTLSTHSVSTFYVRFGDYIGRISAFIAVMFICFTLAKRKD from the coding sequence ATCGTAACCTATTACTTAGCTTTGCTTCAGCTCTATTATTAGTTTTTTCGTGGCCTTCAGGCGGCTTTCCTTTTCTTATATTTTTCGCCTTGGTTCCATTGTTTTCTATTGTAGAGAATGCAACTAATAAGAAGCAAGTCTTTTTTCATTCTTTCATTGTATTTGCTCTCTGGAATTTAGGAACAACCTATTGGATTTATCATGCAAGTTTATTTGGTGTTATTGCAGCGATACTTGTAAATAGTTTATTAATGTCAACTGTAATTCTCCTTTTTTCAGTAGTTCATACTAAATTTAATGATAGAAGAGCATGGTGGGCATTGTTAACTTTTTGGTTAGGGTTTGAATATTTACACCACAATTGGGATTTATCCTGGCCTTGGTTGACATTAGGTAATGTATTTGCATCATATCCTAGTGTTATTCAATGGTATGAGTATACAGGAGTTCTTGGTGGCAGCTTATGGATTTTACTTTTTAATGTGGTTATTTATCATTCATTCAAGAATAAAAAAAGTTATCGATTACTAACTTCCATTTTGATTTTACCTTTTATATTTAATTTTTTCATTTCAACAGAAGAAAAAGGAGAGGAGGTAAATATTGTAATTGTTCAACCAAATATAGACCCGTATTTTGAAAAATTTGATGGGCTTTCCTCAATAGAGCAATTAGAAAAATTAATAGAAATAGCCGAAACAGAATTAGATTCAACAGTTGATTATTTAATAGGTCCAGAGACAGCAATAGTAGATGCTCTTTGGGAAAATAAAATAGAATATACAGGTGAACTCATTCGCTTAAGAGAATTAATAGAAAAGTATCCACAACTCACAATTATAGTTGGTGCTTCTACCTTTAAAGCCTTCGATTCTAATGAAAAAATAAGTGGAACCGCTCGAAAATTTCTTAACTCAGAAAACTACTATGACGTATATAATTCGGCTTTATGTGTTTCAAAAGATGGGTTGTCAATCTACCATAAGTCTAAGTTAGTTCAGGGCGTAGAGTTTACACCTTTTTCATTTTTACTGAAGAATATTGAGTTCTTGACCATTGATTTAGGTGGTATTTCTGGAAGTTTAGGAACTCAAGATTACAGAGAAGTGTTCAGAGGCAAAGCTAATGTTGCACCTATTATTTGTTATGAATCTATTTTTGGAGAATTTACATCTGAATATGTTCGAAATGGATCGGATTTATTTACAATAATAACTAACGATGGTTGGTGGAAGGATACGCCCGGATATAGGCAACATTTGAATTATGCTAGTCTTCGAGCTATTGAGTGTAGACGACCAATTGCTCGTTCTGCCAATACTGGCATATCAGCTTTTATAGATATTCGAGGAAAAGTCTTTCAGCCAACAAAATGGGATGAAGAGCTTGTTATAAAAAGAACATTGAGTACTCATTCAGTCAGCACTTTTTATGTTCGTTTTGGCGATTATATTGGAAGAATATCGGCCTTTATAGCCGTAATGTTTATTTGTTTTACTCTAGCTAAAAGAAAAGATTGA
- a CDS encoding anthranilate synthase component I family protein yields the protein MRQTATYHIANIETFKKNLLYWASQFQHSASYIGGTSVENGLHMKYDMLVGADSISTLISNEDSFNSLRSFHDAKKDWIFGFLSYDLKNEVEDLQSKNMDEIQLPNLCFFQPKWLFEIIGNDINIHFPFDVPRKKMQLVFKEIMLTQKEDSSVSVVSVKSRISKSEYISTFNKLQKHIKRGDIYEINFCQEYFANSAELNPVNTFENLNEISNSPFSAFFRADDFYLMSASPERFIKKVDNIVVSQPIKGTRKRGNSLEEDLKLKEELRQCPKEQSENVMIVDLVRNDLSKTAEKSSVKVEELFGIYSFSQVHQMISTVTSKLKDDVHWSEVLKTTFPMGSMTGAPKIRAMQLIEEYETFKRGLYSGSVGYVTPDGDFDFNVVIRSILYNATNGYVSLAVGSAITSNAKGDEEYAECELKAKAMLEVLNA from the coding sequence GTGAGACAAACAGCAACATATCACATAGCAAATATTGAAACGTTCAAGAAAAATCTATTGTATTGGGCATCTCAATTTCAACATTCAGCATCGTATATAGGTGGGACTAGTGTAGAAAATGGTTTGCATATGAAATATGATATGTTGGTTGGGGCTGATTCTATATCGACACTTATTTCTAATGAAGATTCCTTTAATTCGTTGAGGTCTTTCCACGATGCAAAAAAGGACTGGATATTTGGGTTTTTGAGTTATGATTTAAAAAATGAAGTTGAAGACTTACAGTCGAAAAATATGGATGAAATTCAGCTTCCTAATTTATGTTTTTTTCAGCCAAAATGGCTGTTTGAAATTATTGGTAACGATATTAATATTCATTTTCCTTTTGATGTGCCAAGAAAGAAAATGCAGTTAGTATTCAAAGAAATTATGCTAACTCAAAAAGAGGATTCTAGTGTATCAGTTGTTAGTGTGAAAAGTAGAATTTCAAAGTCTGAATATATTTCAACATTTAACAAGCTTCAAAAGCATATTAAAAGAGGTGACATTTATGAAATTAATTTTTGTCAAGAGTATTTTGCAAACTCAGCAGAGCTAAATCCAGTCAATACTTTTGAAAATCTCAATGAAATTTCAAATTCCCCATTTTCAGCATTTTTCAGAGCCGATGATTTTTATTTAATGAGTGCTAGTCCTGAGCGATTTATTAAGAAAGTTGACAACATAGTTGTTTCTCAGCCCATAAAAGGAACACGAAAACGAGGTAATTCATTAGAAGAAGACCTGAAATTAAAAGAGGAGTTGCGTCAATGTCCAAAAGAACAGTCAGAAAATGTGATGATTGTTGATTTGGTCCGAAATGACTTATCTAAAACAGCTGAGAAATCTTCAGTAAAGGTTGAGGAGTTATTTGGTATTTATTCCTTCTCACAAGTGCATCAGATGATTTCTACCGTTACCTCTAAACTAAAAGACGATGTTCATTGGAGCGAGGTTTTGAAAACTACCTTTCCAATGGGAAGCATGACTGGAGCACCAAAAATTAGAGCTATGCAGCTTATCGAAGAATATGAAACTTTTAAAAGAGGCTTATATTCAGGTTCAGTAGGTTATGTGACACCGGATGGAGATTTTGATTTCAATGTAGTCATTCGAAGTATTTTGTACAATGCTACTAATGGCTATGTTTCATTAGCTGTTGGTAGTGCAATTACCTCCAATGCTAAAGGGGACGAAGAATATGCCGAATGTGAACTTAAGGCAAAAGCGATGTTGGAGGTGCTAAATGCTTAA